GCACGCCGATCCTGGTCGTCGGGCTCTGGCGTGAACTGGCGGATTGCGCCCCCCTGGCCAGCCTGCTCGACCGCGGCCCGCGGGCCGGTGCTTACTGCCGCCTGGAACCGGACGCGATTATCACCCTGGACGCCAGGGGCCGCGAGGCCGCCCGCCACGGCGCCGGGAGCGGGATCATCGCGGCCATGGCGTCCGGGCCGGGCGACTCCAGCCCGGTTTGGCTCGTGGCGGGCGTCGATGAGGACGGCCTGGCCCGAGCGCTCACCCTGTTCAAAGAAGGCAAGGCGTTCAAGCGGTGCAGTGGCGTGGCCGTTACGCCGCAAGGCATACACCGCCTGCCCCAAAAACTTAATTAAAGGTCAGACACCGAAATTTTAAGTAAGAGGTCAGGCCCCTAACTTAAAACCTGAACCGAACAGGTGGGTAATCCAATACTCAGTGCAAGGTGGGAAAGAATGACTAAATTCTCGAAAAGCGCAAGGGTGGACCTCCGCGTCCGCCCGGAATCGCGGAAACGGCGGGTTCGGGCCAGCCTGCGCCCCTCCCCGATAACGAAAGGCTTAACTCTGCTTCTTTCAATCATTTTATTATTGGCGTTGTCCGCCCACCCGCCGGCCATCGCCGCGGAGCCGGCGCCGGGGCCGGCCCAGGCTGCCCCGGCCCCTGTCACGGTTCCGCCGGAGGCCGAGGCCGCCCTGCAAAAGGCCCGGAGTTACCTGGCGGCGGTTCCGCCGGAGAAGAGCTCCCCCTGGGTAATCATCGCCCTGAGGGCGGCGGGCGGCACCCCGGCCCTTCCGCCGGGGACGAACGAGGAACTGTCGCCGGACGCCCCCACGACCGATGCCGCCCTGCGCCTGCTCCTGTACGTGGCGACCGGTGAACGGGGCGCCGCCCCGGACGGCTTGGTCGCCACCCTCGCCGGCACCCAGCAGGCCGGCGGCAAGTTCGCCGACACCCTGGACGGGCGCGGCGAGGAACTGGTCAACGCCCACGTCTGGGCCGTCCTCGCCCTCCGCGCCGCGGGCCGGGAAATCCCCGACCCGGAGGCCGCCATGCAATGGTTGTTGGCGCAGCAGCACCCGGACGGCGGCTTCTCCTTCGCCACCGATTTTAAGGAATCCGACGTGGACATGACCGCCATGGCCCTGCTGGCCGCGACCGCCCTGGGCGCGGATCGTCACCAACCCGCGGTCGCCGCCGCCCTTGACTTCCTCGAACGAAACCAGGCGACCGGCGGGGGCTTTGCCTCCTGGGGCGTGGAGTGCAGCGAGTCCGCCGCCTCCGTCCTGCAGGCCCTTGCGGCCGTAGGCGAGGACCCGGACGCGCCCCGCTGGCGCAAGCCCGGGGGGAACGTGCTGGAAGCGCTGCTCCGCTACCAGCGCCCCGACGGGTCCTTCGCCCACGCGGAGGGCGGGGACGCGGACCTCATCGCCACCTGCCAGGCGGCGTTCGCCCTTGGTGATTACATCGCCGGGCGGCCCTTCTGGGAGCGGCTCAAGGACAGCATAGGCTTCACCGACCTTCCGCCCGGCTACTGGGCGGCGCCCGCGGTGAAAAGCCTGGCGGCCGACGGGATTCTCGCCGGGCTCCCCGATGGAAGATTTAATCCGGACGGCGATGTCACCCGTGCCGAACTGGCCGCGATCCTGTCCCGGGCGCTTCATTTGCCCGCCGGCCCGACACTGCCCTTCCGCGACCTGCCCGAGGGGCACTGGGCGGCCGGCAGCATCGGCGCCGCGGCCAAGGCCGGCTACCTGCGCGGCCGTTCCGGCGGATGTTTCGCCCCCGAGGCCCCGGTGACCGGCGGAGAGTTGGCCGCCATCCTCTGCCGGGTCGGGGGCCTGGCCACGCCGCCCGCCGCC
The sequence above is a segment of the Thermoanaerobacterales bacterium genome. Coding sequences within it:
- a CDS encoding S-layer homology domain-containing protein, which produces MTKFSKSARVDLRVRPESRKRRVRASLRPSPITKGLTLLLSIILLLALSAHPPAIAAEPAPGPAQAAPAPVTVPPEAEAALQKARSYLAAVPPEKSSPWVIIALRAAGGTPALPPGTNEELSPDAPTTDAALRLLLYVATGERGAAPDGLVATLAGTQQAGGKFADTLDGRGEELVNAHVWAVLALRAAGREIPDPEAAMQWLLAQQHPDGGFSFATDFKESDVDMTAMALLAATALGADRHQPAVAAALDFLERNQATGGGFASWGVECSESAASVLQALAAVGEDPDAPRWRKPGGNVLEALLRYQRPDGSFAHAEGGDADLIATCQAAFALGDYIAGRPFWERLKDSIGFTDLPPGYWAAPAVKSLAADGILAGLPDGRFNPDGDVTRAELAAILSRALHLPAGPTLPFRDLPEGHWAAGSIGAAAKAGYLRGRSGGCFAPEAPVTGGELAAILCRVGGLATPPAAPGESWWAPAAEVAQQYGLLGPAFAPAKAATRAEVAWGVYRALMVHARGR